Proteins from a single region of Stutzerimonas stutzeri:
- a CDS encoding nucleotidyltransferase domain-containing protein, with the protein MTGTSTGLRELDIQLIHNVLRQYPKVTEAILYGSRAKGNYRPGSDIDLTLRGDQLSHSDLLDIEQSVDDLLLPYKIDLSLLRQIDNPELIKHIERVGQSFYRNTAGSSQAAR; encoded by the coding sequence ATGACCGGGACTAGCACTGGGCTTAGGGAGCTGGACATCCAGCTCATTCACAATGTACTTCGACAATACCCAAAGGTAACCGAAGCGATTCTTTACGGCTCACGAGCCAAAGGAAATTATCGCCCCGGCTCCGATATTGATCTTACCCTCAGAGGCGACCAGCTCTCACATAGTGATTTGCTTGATATAGAACAGTCAGTGGATGATCTGCTTTTACCCTACAAAATTGATCTTTCCTTGCTCCGCCAAATTGACAACCCGGAACTGATCAAACATATCGAGCGCGTTGGGCAGTCGTTCTATCGGAACACGGCGGGGAGCAGCCAAGCCGCGCGCTAA